From the genome of Methanothrix soehngenii GP6:
TGAAAGATCTAAGGGCGTTCTGGCCTTAAGCACCTGCGGTTATGGTACCGATGCCGTCGTTGCCCAGTTGGGCATCGAGGATGAGGATATAATTCGCTTCTATCGATCCATCGATCCTGATACCTATCTACCTCTGATCGCACCCCGGCCATTGGCTATGATCCACTCCAGAAACGATACGGTGATTCTCTATCCTCTGGCGGTGAAAACTTATGCTCTCGCTTCTCAGCCCAAGAGCCTGATCTCTGTGGACTGCACAGTGCATGGCTACTGCCAGGAGATGGATGAGGGGATCGAAAAAGGGCTGAAAGGAATGGTTTCATGATCTAATATGCATCATGCACATATCATGATCTGAGCCCTCGAACTTCCCTCATATCCCTCCGTAGTTTTGCGCATGCTCCCAGGCCCTGTGGCCCTCCGGGAAGCGATCCGGCCGGGAATAAATCGATATATCCTCCCGGCGAAACAGCCGCCGATCCAGACCCACCGGGCAGACTTTGATGCAGATTCCGCAAGGGGATATGCCCTTCTGGTTCAGCTCATTGCTATGCTCGGCACAGCTCTTCTTATTGGTCAGACCCTGGGGGTAATCCCTCTCATCCAGTGCATTGACCGGACACATCTTGACGCAGCGCATGCATTCAGAGCAGAGCTTCTCATCTCTAATTGGGTCCGATGGAAGAACTGCGGAGGTGAAGACAGAGCCGAAGCGCACCCGGGGACCATAATCTGGCGTCAGGAGCATATTGTTCACACCGAAGCTTCCCAGGCCTGCCAGAAAGGCAGCATGGCGGTGGGAGAAGATTGCCACCGGATTTTTCAGCAGCGCCCGGATTCCGATGTATCCATCCCTGGGAACGAAGACGGAAGGATGGCCCAATTGGGTGAGATAGCTGGCCAGGCGGTAGGTATACTGGTCGAGAAGGGAGTTGACTGTGCTGTACAGCTCCCGGTAATAGACAGAGGGCGACGTTTCCAGAACTGGCAGGCTGATTGGTAGGCCGATGACTATCACCGACCGGGCTTCGGGGTATATAGACTGAGGATAGAAC
Proteins encoded in this window:
- a CDS encoding alpha/beta hydrolase family protein, which produces MPEIDPERIIYAGESNGARTAIIACALDERSKGVLALSTCGYGTDAVVAQLGIEDEDIIRFYRSIDPDTYLPLIAPRPLAMIHSRNDTVILYPLAVKTYALASQPKSLISVDCTVHGYCQEMDEGIEKGLKGMVS
- a CDS encoding 4Fe-4S binding protein; the encoded protein is MSNELKAAIQKWCEKLEIPLVGVASVDRWKEPPFQPWMPEEFYPQSIYPEARSVIVIGLPISLPVLETSPSVYYRELYSTVNSLLDQYTYRLASYLTQLGHPSVFVPRDGYIGIRALLKNPVAIFSHRHAAFLAGLGSFGVNNMLLTPDYGPRVRFGSVFTSAVLPSDPIRDEKLCSECMRCVKMCPVNALDERDYPQGLTNKKSCAEHSNELNQKGISPCGICIKVCPVGLDRRLFRREDISIYSRPDRFPEGHRAWEHAQNYGGI